In Papaver somniferum cultivar HN1 chromosome 1, ASM357369v1, whole genome shotgun sequence, a genomic segment contains:
- the LOC113288396 gene encoding F-box protein At3g07870-like codes for MHICMEHSLPSEIATEILSRLPTDSVMQCRQVCKTWEHLLCDPSFAHKHLHQISQIDGNSNLSHSSLISSKVGSGFLVYFKFTRERGCQLYYGEYDDQRNMKLKRINQTPKHHQSIVGSCSGLICFSKDGRGPHCSLDYEPTYICNPITGEYVNFPGLPWEEKLQSMVCGFGYHHSSNKYKIVRIYYIENQPLGKVQVYTLGSGIGWKDLGKTTYSLRYSWQIHPFGIFANGALHWLDMEQNIVSFDLAEEKFYLLPPPPFFPAVTLQNYFKLRVSGGCLCFFHQIKTWISRHMVLKEERRTQ; via the coding sequence ATGCATATTTGTATGGAGCACAGTCTCCCCTCAGAAATTGCCACAGAGATACTTTCTCGTTTACCCACTGACTCAGTCATGCAGTGCAGACAAGTCTGCAAGACATGGGAACACCTACTTTGCGATCCTTCCTTTGCTCATAAGCACCTACATCAAATATCACAGATTGATGGTAATAGTAACTTAAGTCATTCTTCTCTTATTTCTTCCAAGGTTGGTTCTGGTTTCCTTGTCTACTTTAAATTTACACGGGAACGAGGTTGCCAACTTTACTACGGAGAGTATGACGACCAGCGTAATATGAAACTTAAAAGGATCAACCAGACTCCCAAGCATCATCAGTCAATTGTTGGATCATGCAGTGGGTTGATTTGCTTTTCTAAAGATGGTCGTGGACCTCATTGTTCTTTGGATTATGAACCTACCTATATTTGTAATCCTATCACCGGTGAATACGTGAATTTTCCAGGACTTCCATGGGAGGAAAAGTTACAGTCTATGGTGTGTGGTTTCGGTTACCATCATTCTAGTAACAAGTATAAAATTGTTAGAATTTACTATATTGAGAACCAACCGTTAGGGAAGGTCCAGGTATATACACTTGGCAGTGGCATTGGTTGGAAAGACTTGGGAAAAACCACTTACTCATTGCGGTACAGTTGGCAGATTCATCCATTTGGTATATTTGCTAATGGAGCGCTTCACTGGCTTGACATGGAACAGAATATCGTATCTTTTGATTTGGCAGAAGAGAAGTTCTACTTGCTCCCACCACCACCTTTTTTCCCTGCTGTAACTCTGCAGAACTATTTTAAACTTCGGGTTTCCGGAGGATGCTTGTGTTTTTTTCATCAGATAAAAACATGGATATCTAGACATATGGTTCTTAAGGAAGAAAGGAGGACACAGTAA